A single window of Flavobacterium aestivum DNA harbors:
- a CDS encoding proline iminopeptidase-family hydrolase, producing the protein MKLKINAILFACLFLFIGCKEKTEDTVKSNYLDFSKRDDQLTGGIKMIPITTPKGTYKVWTKTVGNNPTIKVLLLHGGPGLTHELYESFDGYFPNESIEYIYYDQLGSYYSDQPDDNSLWTNERFVEEVEQVRKALGCDNSNFYILGQSWGGILAMEYALKYQKNLKGLIISNMMASAPAYNKYADEVLGPKLPKAVFDQIKAFEKNKDYTNPKYTELLFKYYYTEHILRMPIDKWPESINRCFKHINPKVYVYMQGPSEFGITGNATLKDWDVTARLKTITVPTLVIGAKYDTMDPEHMKWMSKEVQNGRFLFCPNGSHLSQYDDQKNYFKGVIQFLRDVDSGNFKKG; encoded by the coding sequence ATGAAATTAAAAATCAACGCTATCCTTTTTGCCTGTCTATTTTTATTCATAGGATGCAAAGAAAAAACCGAAGACACTGTCAAGTCTAATTATTTGGATTTCTCAAAAAGAGACGATCAATTAACAGGCGGTATCAAAATGATTCCCATTACTACTCCCAAAGGCACTTATAAGGTTTGGACCAAAACTGTAGGTAACAATCCAACTATCAAAGTGTTATTACTTCACGGAGGTCCTGGTCTCACCCATGAGTTGTATGAATCATTTGATGGCTATTTCCCAAACGAAAGTATAGAATACATCTACTATGATCAATTGGGTTCCTATTACAGTGATCAGCCAGATGACAATAGTTTATGGACAAACGAACGATTTGTGGAAGAAGTTGAACAGGTCCGAAAAGCATTAGGCTGCGACAATTCTAATTTTTATATTCTAGGGCAATCCTGGGGCGGAATTCTTGCTATGGAATATGCCTTGAAATACCAAAAAAACCTTAAAGGACTGATTATTTCGAACATGATGGCAAGTGCACCTGCATACAACAAATATGCTGATGAAGTTCTTGGTCCTAAACTTCCAAAAGCAGTTTTTGATCAAATAAAAGCATTTGAAAAAAACAAAGATTATACCAATCCAAAATACACTGAGCTACTTTTTAAATACTATTATACAGAACATATTTTAAGAATGCCCATTGATAAATGGCCGGAATCAATCAATAGATGTTTCAAGCACATCAATCCAAAAGTGTATGTATACATGCAAGGGCCAAGTGAATTTGGAATTACCGGAAATGCCACTCTAAAAGACTGGGATGTCACTGCCAGACTTAAAACGATTACCGTTCCTACTCTAGTAATTGGTGCCAAATACGACACTATGGATCCCGAACACATGAAATGGATGTCTAAAGAAGTACAAAACGGTCGTTTCTTATTCTGTCCCAACGGAAGCCATCTTTCGCAATATGACGATC
- a CDS encoding VapA/VapB family virulence-associated protein: MIRSLRITDDFVQEEECKEIISSDFYYDMNGKMDQELIQLAKNIIMGRTTSYSAEVSFDFNFEINIDNGKSFYVTDLGNLVSDGGIFSGDIYTEDINRLYNDTVSFEFKNTAIYLCLVFFDRDSNNLGAFKCGAFSPVDSSGIGFGTWY, from the coding sequence ATGATAAGAAGTTTACGTATTACTGATGATTTTGTTCAAGAGGAGGAATGTAAGGAAATTATTTCTAGTGATTTTTATTATGATATGAATGGTAAAATGGATCAAGAATTAATTCAGTTGGCTAAAAATATTATAATGGGGAGGACAACGTCATATTCTGCTGAGGTGAGTTTTGATTTTAATTTTGAGATAAATATTGATAACGGAAAATCATTTTACGTTACAGATTTAGGTAATCTTGTTTCAGATGGTGGTATTTTTTCGGGTGATATTTATACTGAGGACATCAATCGTTTATATAATGATACAGTAAGCTTTGAGTTTAAGAATACAGCTATTTATTTATGCCTTGTATTTTTTGATCGTGATTCTAATAATTTAGGGGCTTTTAAATGTGGGGCTTTTTCACCGGTTGACAGTAGTGGAATAGGATTTGGAACGTGGTATTAA